The Deinococcus aquaticus genomic interval GAAAATCGTGATCCGTGACGAACGCACCGAACTGCACGCCGGTGAGATCAAGGAAGAAACCTTCCACGAGAAAGGCGGCATCGCCAACTTCGCCCGTGCGCTCGTCACCGACGACACCAAACTCCTGTACGACCAGCCCATCGTCATGCGCGGCACGCACAGCGACGTCGAAGTCGAAGTGGCGTTCATCCACGCCAACACCTACGCCAGCGACAACATCCTCACCTACGCCAACATGATCCGCACCCGCGACGGCGGCACCCCGCTCACCGGCTTCAAGACCGCGTACACCCGCATTCTCAACAAGTACGCCAAAGACAAGAACATGATCAAAGCTGGGAACCCCGTCCCCACCGGCGACGACCTCCTCGAAGGCATCTACTGCGTCGTCAGCGTCAAACTGCCCGAACCGCAATTCGAATCGCAGGCCAAAGTCAAACTGCTGAACAGCGAAGCGCAGACCGCCGTGAACGCCATCGTCGGCGAGAAATTCGGCGAGTTCCTCGAAGAGAACCCCAAAGTCGGCAAGACCATCGTCGAGAAAGCCGCCGAAGCCGCCCGCGCCCGCGAGGCCGCCCGCAAAGCCCGCGACATCGTCCGCCGCAGCAACCCCCTGGAAAACGACGACCTGCCCGGCAAACTCGCCGACTGCAGCAGCCAGGACCCCGCCGAGAGCGAACTGTTCATCGTCGAAGGCATCAGCGCCGGCGGCAGCGCCAAAGGCGGCCGCGAACGCCGCTTCCAGGCCATCCTGCCCCTGCGCGGCAAGATCCTGAACGTCGAAAAATCCGAACTGAACAAGATCCTCAAAAACGCCGAGATCCGCGCCCTGATCGGCACCATCGGCGCCGGCGTCGAAGGCACCGGCGACCGCATGCACTTCGACCTGTCAAACCTCCGATACCACAAGATCATCATCATGACCGACGCCGACATGGACGGCGGCCACATCGCCACCCTGCTCCTGACTTTCTTCTACCGCTACATGCGCCCCATCGTCGAAGCCGGATACCTGTACATCGCCCAGCCGCCCCTGTACCGCGTCATGGTCGGCCGCGAGAAGAAAGGCACGTACCTCTACGACAACGACTCCCTGAAAGTCGCCGTCGCCCAGGCCAACCGCGAAGGCAAAAAGTACGACATCCAACGCTTCAAAGGCCTCGGCGAGATGAACGCCGACCAACTCTGGGACACCACCATGAACCCCGAAACCCGCGTCCTCAAACGCGTCGGCATCGAAGACCTCATCGTCGCCAACGAAGTCTTCGAGAACCTCATGGGCACCGAAGTCGCCCCCCGCAAAACCTTCATCCAGGAAAACGCAAGATTCGCAGAAATCAGCGTGTGATTGAAGTAGATTGACCTTAAATTTAGCACCTTCACGCCGGACTGTTAACAGTCCGGCGTTATGCTATTTACACAATTCTGATATTTGAGATGAATTCAAGCGTCCTTTTGAAAAATCTACTATATTGATATTTTCTTTATTCCCAGAACCAATATCTGTTTTTCGGGATATGAATGTAGCTATTTTATCTCTACTGGCACGGCAGTCTTCAGGTAGCTGAGTAAGGGTATTTGCCAGGGCCGCAGTCACGTAAGGAACGGAAAATGATGTTCCCAGATGAGGCATAGATGCGGGATCTCCATAAATGTCCAAAGCGGGAGCATATGTCTGAGCTTCATATTTTTTAGGAAGGGCAGTTGCACCATTGTCAAAAAAGTCTACCAATTGCATCTTTTCATTAATAAATAGACCGCCAACATTGATCATTCGACTGTAAGAAATTGCATCGTAGGCAGGGTACTGACGTTGGTCAATAAACCCCGAAGCTTCAGGGCTGACTGGTTGAATCTTATACCGATCAGCATTTCCATTAGCAACAACAATCCAGACACCATTTTTCATTGCACTTTTTAGCACTCTATCCATTAGAGATGATCTAATGGTATACGTCATACTAAGGTTAACAACAACATGCCGCCCTGTCGATATCCGATGGAGAATGGCATCGCAAATAACCTGTGCAGTTCTCGCGAGTGAGCAATCGCTTAACTGACATGCACTAAGTTGACGCACTGCAACATTTTGGTTTACCAGCTTGGAGATGTTTCTTGCTATGATAGAGCCATGGCCACTTATAGTATAAATTTTACTACTATCTTTTACTTGATTAACAAAAGAGTCGGTTACTATTCCATTATTATCAATACGGCTCGTGTCTATCACAAATACATCAACCTCTTTGCTGCCCTTATTAGGCGATCCGGAAATACCCATATAATATTCGGCACTTTCCATCACTAAGTCACTTTTTTCTAAAAGGTGAATCAGTTTATTTTTTCCCAATAGCTCACTATAATCCGCAGTACCAGTGAATGGTTCAGTCGTGGGAGCCGGGGAACCAGCGCCTATTATCTCAGGGAAATTACTATAAAATGAGCCGTACGAAATATCAACACTGAAATCAGCAAAAGGCTTTTGGCAAGTTTCGTCTATATCATCAAAATCTACATTGATGGTATTTGGAGAATAATTCATGGGGTATATTGCATTTAGTAAAGATGGCCTTCTATAATTATTTTCGACTTTCGACTTTAGCTCTTTTTCTAGCGGACCGTCGAGATTAAGTCGATCAATTCCGATCTTTATTTGAGCGATTTCACTTGATATGTCCAAATCAAACCTACCGTTTCTGATTAGGATGGGATAAAAAAGGTATCCTTCCTCCATAAGTCCGCTAAAATCTTGCCTAATCTGCTCGACCTCTTGTACTTCTGTCACTATTTCTGGACCAGTATATCTTTTATAAAAATTGTTTTTAATCTTATTCAATTTCAGAGAGTATTGGCGCATTATCTCCATATATTTTTCTTTGTCCTTTAAATCCAAACTTTTGAATCGATCAGCTAAAATCAAGAAAGGTTGTCTATATTTGCTATCTGAGTTAACAGGCAAAAATATATTATTGCTCTCATCGATATATATGATAGGTAACATATTTGTTTTTTCCACTTCGAATATAGTACGGTCATATTGGGTAAAAATAGAACTGTGCTCTCGATCAATAATTTTTATTTCATATGGAGCGGAAACTACTAACTCGTCTTCGACAAGAGATATCGAATATGACCCAGGAACGAGCGTCTCTGGCAATTTACATAACCATCTTCCAATTATATCAGCATCAGCACGGCATTCTATTTTTCTCAATCCGGTTTTTATTGACAATTCCAGTTTCTTTGTATTCTTTTGATTCAAAAGGATTTCCATTGTAGATCCCGGATAAATCCACTTAGGCTCTATTCCATCGACCCTTACTACATATTGGGCCGTAGCGGTACATGTCGCCATAAAAGAGATCGCAAGAAGAAGATTTCTACACATAAGACTCCTCAGTTTACTGGGATGGAAGCTTATTTGAAACTATCACACTACTTAAAATATTATCCGAATCATGTTTCAAAAAGTCAATGGTCTTTTTAAACTCACGCTCATCATTAGATAGCTCAGCGATGTTTGCTCGAATAATAGTCTGTAGTCTCAAATTTGACGCTCGGCTTGCAAATTCTAGACTATCTTCATAGCATTTCCCGGCTAAACTGAACATCCTCCGCATATGGAAAAATGCCCCTTTTGAATTTAATGCACTTGCCACTCCCGTCATATGACCTATATCATCAAATTTTGATATTGCACAATCATACAAATTAACTATATATTCTTTTTCAACCGTTTGCTCTTCATACTTAGACGCAAGCCATTCAGCATTATTCAAGACAATAGTTGGATGTTGTATAGGAAAATGAATCGATTTTTCAACTATCCCACTATATTTACGCCTCACGTCACCGTTATCTTCGATTCTTAGAAGGATTGATTCACATAATAGCGACATTCCAGTGTTTTTGCTGGCATTAAAATAAGAGATTGCATAAGAATAGTAATTTTTGGCTATATCCAGCTTATATTCACGCATTGAAATATGCGCCACTAACATATTCTTCCAACCACTCACCATACCTTTGTCATTTGGCAGCCTACTAATATACAATTTTGCCTCATCGTATAATCCAATTCTATATTTTAAGTCGGCAAGTACAATAAACTTTCTCACAGAATCAGCACAACATGAGACTCTTGCCTCTATTTTTTCAATCGCTCCGATCGACAGATTATATTCCGAGACGACAAGTCTTAATTCATCTGAAAAGAGGCAATTCTCTAAAACTTTTACTGCTTTATTGACATTTCCATTATCGTAATATTTCGCCGCTGTGAAGAGCGCAGCGTTCTCAATACTCTCCTGGTCAGATGGTTCCCAGAGGTCGCGGGCGCGTAGCCAGTGGGGCCATGCGGTTTCCGTGGGGTGGTGTCGGGCGAGGTGCAGGTGGGTCAGGGCGGTGTCGAGGGGGTGGGTATCGAGGAGGTGTTGGGCGGGGGTGCTGGCGCGCACTCGGCCACCTGAGGTTGTGAGGCCTTCGCGGGTGAGGGTGTCGAGGGTGGCGGCCAGTGTGGCGGGGGTGAGGTTAAGGGCGGCGCGGGTGGCGCCGAGGTTGGGGGTGTCCTGCGCGGCCAGGGCGAGGAACAGGCGGCGGTGGTCGGGGCCAAGGAGGGTCAGGTGGGCGTCCAGGGTGCGGTCGGGGGGGGTGCCGTTCAGGTACGAGGCGAGCAGGGTGGGGTGGCCGCCGGTGGCGGCGTGCGCGCCGGGGTGGCCTTGCAGGTCTTGTTCGGTCAGGGAGTGCAGGGGGATGTGGTGGTGGGTGGGCAGGGCGGGGGGTTGGCGGGCGGTGATGGCGATGGTCGCGCCGGGGTGCTGGCGGGCAGCGAGGGTGAGGGTGGCGCGCGTGGTTTCATCCATGTCCTCCCAGTCGTCGAGGGCGAGTTTGAGGCGGGTGTCGCGCAGGAGGTTCAGGGCGTCGGCGGCGCTGCCCAGCGGGTGGGCGCTGAGGGGTTCGAGGGTGGCGAGGGGCAGGCCGCCGCGGGCGGGCAGGACGCGCCAGCCGGTGTGGGCGAGGCTGTCGATCAGGGCGGTTTTGCCGATGCCTGGGGGGCCGCTGATCCAGGCGATCTGTCCGGCGGGCAGGTGGTTCAGGATGTCGAGTTCGGTGGCGCGGCCGATCAGGGTGTGGGTGGGTGGGGTGGGGGCGGGGGCGTGCAGGGTGAGGCCGAGTTCGCTGGCGTCGCGGCGGAGCGTGAGGGTCAGGGGGTGGTCGCTGAGGCCCAGGATCTGCCAGAGGCGGAGCAGGTCTTCGGGATCGCAGGGGGGCGCGCCGGGCGTGTGGTAGGCGTGGGTAGCGTGCGCGTGAGCCTGGGGGTGTTCGCTGCGGGCGTGGCGGTGTTCGGCGAGGCTCAGGTGCGCGGCGCGGGCTTCGCGGGCCAGGGTTTCGCGGGTGTCGAGCAGCCATTCCTCAAGGTCGGGGTTCAGGGCGGCGTTCAGGCCATCGAGAAACGCGCCGTGGTACAGGGTCAGGGCGTCGGCGGGGCGGGCGGCGCGGCAGTGGTCGCGGAAGGCCTGGGCGTCGCTGGGGATCAGGGCCTCGACGCGGCCGGCCTGTTCGAGGACCGCGCCGCTCAGGGGGCGCAGGCGGATGAGGTTCTGCGCCAGGGAGTTCATGGGGTTGGCCGCGTCCGGCCAGAACAGGCTGGCGAGGCGGCGGCGGGGTTGCGGGCCTTCCAGGCACAGGTAGGCCAGCAGCAGCAAGGGCTTCTCGCGGCGGAAGGTGACGCCCTCGACTGACACCCCGCCGAATGTGAGAAGTTTCATAGAGCATTGTAGCGACACACCCGGTGGGGGGGTCAAGTGGATGTGACCACCCGGCCTGAGAGCGGGTGGTCACGTCGGGGTCCTGCGGGGTTGGGGATCAGGGGCAGGCGTTCACGAGGCTGGCCGCGATGGGGGCCTGTCCGGACGTGGTGACCAGGGGCAGCAGGGGCACGCCGGGCTGGCAGCTCAGCCAGTTTGCCAGCACGCCGCTCACGACCGGCGCGGCGAAACTGGTTCCGAAGTACGGGTAAGCGCCCAGCCAGAACTCGCCGGGGGCCTGCACGCTGGGCGGCTCGGTCAGCACGCCGGGGTTCCCCACGCCCCGGTTGTACGTGGCCAGTTGCTGCCCCGCGATGTCCCACCCGGCCACGCTGAGCAGCATGGTGGGCCGCAGGCTGCGGGACGCGAGGTTGACCGCCGGGCCGAAATCGAACGCGCGGGTCCAGTCGGCAGGGTAATGGTTGCAGCGGTCCCCGGCGACCAGACCGGCGCAGTCGTCGCGGTTCCCGTAACTGGCGACGGTCGGCACGCCCAGCGCGGCCACCTCGCGCAGCGCGAGTTCCAGGCCGCGCGTGGGGTTCGGGCCGCCCACGCTGAGGTTCACGACGTGCCGCCCGCCGCGCCGGGCCTCTGCCGCAACAGCGCACAGGGCCTGCACGGTCTTCAGGGTAGAACAGGTGCCGTCCTTGTCGCACACCTGCTGGTACTGCACGGCCGCGCCGGGTGCGACCGCCTGTGCGATCTGCCCGATGGCCTGACCGTGGCGGGGGCGATCCGTGAACGTCACGTTGTAGTACTGCCCGCTGTAGGTGAACGGATCCTCGGCAGCGCTGGCCGTGTCGAGGACGTGGATAGTCACGCCCTTGCCATTTCTGGATTTGAGATTCAGCAGGCGGGCCAGCACTGAGGCCGGCGGCGTTCTGGCGTAAGGCGGTTCTCCGACCTGATCGGGCCAGCCGACACGGGTTGGGTCGGTCTGCAAGTCACCGGCGAAGATCAAGTCCAGCAGCGTGAGCACCTGCCCCAGCGGAAGCCCGGCGGTGGGCACGGTGCCCGCCAGCGCCGAGCAGATCGAGTCGGTGGGCGCGGCGGGGGGGCGGGCGGCCGGGTTAAGCAGTTGCGCCAGGTTCGATGCTTTCAGGGTGTTCAGGGTGACCAGGGGCGCGCGGACAGCCACCGTGGGGGACAGGGTGGTGCGGGGCGCGACCAGTCCGGGCGTGACGCCCTGCCCCCTTATCGGCGCACTCAGGGGAGTCAGTGCGGGCGGTTGCTGGGTGCTCAGGCTTTTCAGCACGGCCTGGACCTCCGGCGGACAGCTTTTCGCGCAGGTGTCGGCCAGGGCCTGAAGGCGGCGGGTGTACTCGGTCTGCACGGTCCTGGCGGCGTCCGCACGGACGTAGATCAGGGCCTCCGTTCCGGATGGCACTTTCAGGACGTTCAGCCGCAGGTTCTGCGGGGCGCCGCGCAGCGTGAGGGTCTGCGGGCCCCCGGCCGCCGCCTGTGGTACCTGAAAGGCCAGCCAGCCGCTGGCGCGGTCCAGGCGGTACTCGGCTGCCTGCCCGCCGACGCTCAGTTTACCTTCCGGCGCGACGCCGTTCAGGCCGAAGATCCAGGCGGTCTCGCCGGGCGCGGCGGCAGCGGGAAACAGGCCAGCAGGGCGCGCCGCCGTGGCGGCCGGCAGCGCGGCGGGCGTCTGCTGGGCGTGGGCGGCCCCTACCAGGATCAGGGAAAGCACGCTGGTCAAACGGGAAAGCAGTGCGGATCGAGTCATGGATGTCCCTCCGGTGAGTAGCATCTCAGGTGCGGCGTGATCGGAGCGTGATCGGCGGTCAGGGGGGAGTCTGCAGTTGGGCGTTCCTGCGGATCTGCGTGACCAGTTCGTACTGACCAGCTCCAGTCAAGAGGGTCAGGGCGTCCTCAAACGCGCTGAGGTTGCCGTCAATCTCGCTGAGATTACTCAGGGCGACACCCAGCAGTCGCGTATTACCGGTGCCGCGCAGATGCGTGATGGCAGCGCGGTAATGCTCGGCGGCAGCCGTGAAATCGCCGCTCTCATGGGCATCTACTCCGCAGTTGATGTGGACGTTCGCCAGCCCGAAAGTGTCACCTGCCTCCCGCAAGGCCTGCATCAGGGCCGGGTACAGCGCCTCCGCCTGGGCCCGCTGACCAAGGGTGCCCAGCAGCATCACATAGTTCAGGAGCAGGCGGCTGCGTGCGCTGGGAATATTACGGGCACGTTGCAGCAGCGGCCCGAACACCACGTGCGGCTCCGAACCCAGCCCGACCTGGGCGCGGGCGACCATGCCCAGTTCGGTCAGGTGCGCCTCGTCGTCGCCGTGAAGGTTCCAGAGGTCGGCGGCGATCTGGCTGTGGCGCCGGGCGGCTTCCCAGTGTTCGCGCATGCGGGCGGCGTGGGCGCGGACACTCTCGGCGTGCGCGGCGTCCGGGCTGTTCCCGCCGATCCGGTCGGCGAGGGTGGTGGCCTCGTCGGCGCGGCCCAGGCGGATCAGGGTGACGGCGCGGGCGGCCAGGGCGTCGCTGACCTGCTGGTCGTGGGGGCTCAGGGTGTTCAGGCGGTTCAGGGCGTCCTGGTAACGGCCCACGCCGATCAGTGCCCAGGCGTGCGGGACGGCCAGTTCGGGCAGGCCGGGCAGCGTGTCGAGCAGTTCGGCGGCCTGCCCGGGGTACCCGCGTTTCAGGTGGGCGTGCGCGTGGATGCGGGCGGCGCGGGCGGCGCGGCGTTCGTCGGTGTCTTCCCACAGGTCGCGGCTGCGGTCGTAGAAGGGCCAGGCGTCCTCGTCGGGCAGGGCGCGGGCGAGTTGCAGGTGAATCAGGGCGGCGTGCACGTGAATCTGCGCCAGGGCGTCGCGGGTGGCGGAGGCGGCGTAGGCGCGGCCCGTTTCGGTGGTCAGGCCCTCGGTGGTCAGGAAGGACAGGATCCGCGCGAAGTCCTGCGCGCCCAGGTTCATGGCGGCGCGGGTGGCGCGCAGGTTCGGCTGGTCCTGAATGGCGAGTGTCAGGAACGTGTCGCGGACCGGGTCCGGGTAAGAGCGGACGCGCGCCCCGAATTGCAGGTCCAGGGGCTGGCCGCGCAGGGCTGCGCCGACCAGGGTGGGGTGCCCGTCGGTGTGGGCGTGCAGGCCCGGCCAGGGGGTCAGGTCGCCCGGCTCCAGCGGTCCCAGGTGCAGGTGCAGGTCCACGTCGAAGGGCGGGTGGGTGCGGCCCGTGATCAGCAGGGCCGCGCCGGGCCGCACCTGCGCGTCCCGGCCCTGCGCGGCGAGGGTCAGGGTGGCCTGCGTGCCGGGGTCGGTGCCCTCCCAGCCGTCCACGGCCACGCGCACCTGGGGGTCGCGCAGGGCATTCAGGGCGGCGTGGGTGCTGGTGGGCGGGGCGGCGCTCAGGGGAGCCAGCGTGCCGAAGGGCAGGTCGGCGCGGCCCGGCAGGACCGTCCAGCCGCCGGCGCGGGCCAGGGCGTCGAGCAGCGCGGTCTTGCCCATGCCGGCGTGCCCGGTGATCCAGGCGACCTGTCCGGGCATCAGGGCGCCCAGCGCGGCCAGTTCGGTTTCCCGCCCGGCGAACGGGGCGGGCGGCGCGACCTGCACGGCGTCCAGGTGCAGGCCCAGCGTGCGGGCCTCGCGTTCCACCTGCGCGGCCAGCGGGTGTCCGGCCAGGGTCAGCAGGTGGTGCAGGCGCGGGAGTTCCAGTTCGTCGGCGGGGGGCGCGCCGGGCAGGGTCAGGGCGCGCGCGGCGAGGTCCCCGGCGTGCGCGGCGTTCCCGTGCGCGGCGGCCTGCGCGGCCAGGGTGGTCAGGGCGGTGCGGGCGTCGCGGGCGACGGTTTCGCGGGTGTCGAACACCCATTCTTCCAGGTCCGCGCCGAGCGGGATGGTCAGGCTGTCCAGGAACGGGCCGCGGTACAGGTCGGCGGCGTCCTGCGGGCGGCCGCGCCGCACGGCCTCGCGCAGGTCGCAGGCGTCGCAGCGCAGCGCCCCGCCTTCCTGCGCGGCGCCGGCGGTTCCGGCGGCCACGCGGGGGCCGTCCTCGGTGAGGGCGCCGCCCAGGCCGCGCAGGTGCACGAGGTGCTGCGCGAGCGAGTTCATGGGGTTGGCCGCGTCCGGCCAGAACAGGTCCGCGAGGCGGCGGCGGGGTTGCGGTCCCTCCACGCACAGGAACGCCAGCAGCAGCAGCACCTTCTCGCGCCGGAAGGTGACGCCCTCCACGGACAGATCCCCCAGCGTCCGCAGGTTCATGTCACCCATTGTCCCGGATGGGGGCACTGGACGCAACGGGGCGGACCCCAGTTCACGCATCCCGGCGCGGCCCGGTCAGGCGGCTTGTTATGGTGGGGCATGCCGTCATTCCCCGTGGACATCTCCCGTCAACTCACACCCGGCCATCCCACCTGGCCCGGCGATCCGGATTTCCGCGTGGAACCGCAGGCACGCATCTCGCGGGGCGACAGCGTGAATACCGGCGAGATCCGCACGAGCACGCACACGGGCACGCACGTGGACGCCCCCTGGCATTACGACGACGCGGGCCGCCGACTGCACGAGGTGCCGCTGGGCACGTACATCGGCCGCTGCCGCGTGGTCAGCGTGCAGGGCAGCGGTGAGCCGCTGATGCTGGAACCGGGCGTCCTGGCGGGCCTGCCGGACGCGCTGCCGTCCCGGGTGCTGCTGAACACCGGGCAGCCCGCCCACTGGGAGGAGTTCCCGACGCGTTTCGCGGCGCTCTCCCCTGCCTTCGTGCAGGAACTTGCACGGCGCGGCGTGCAACTGATCGGCACGGACTGCCCCAGCGTGGACCCGCTGACCAGCAAGACCCTGGACGGGCATCACGCCTGCCGCGAGACGGGCCTGCTGATCCTGGAGGGCCTGAACCTGAGCGGCGTGCCGGACGGCGAGTACGACCTGATGTGCCTGCCGCTGCCGCTGGCCGAGATGGACGGAGCGCCGGCGCGGGCCGTGCTGCTGCCCGCCGGAACGCTGGACGGCCTGAACGGGTAACTGGGGTGCGGGTGGCCGTCTCCCGGACCGGGGAACGGCCACCCACACCCCTGCCCGCTCAGCGGCTGAGGACGGCGTCGCTGAAGCCGAAGCGGGCGCTCACGGTTTCCGGCGCACGTTTGGGACGCCCGGTCACGGGGTCCACCCACACCCACTCGGTCTGGCACTCGGCGAGGCGCACGCCGCCCCCCGGGTCGCCGGGGTTCACGCGGTCCAGGGCGTAGGCACGGACGCTGCGCACCCCGGCGTGCAGGGTCAGGGCCGTGCGGACCCGCACCGCGTCGCCCAGCACGGCGGGCCGGTGGTACGTGATGACGTGCTGGCGCGCGACCGGGACGGCGCCCAGGGCGCTCAGGGCGTCCGTGCCCATGCCCAGACGCAGGGCGTGCTCTCGGGCCACCTGCTCGCACCACGCGAGGTACACGGTGTTGTTCACGTGGCTCAGGTCGTCGAGGTCATGCTCGTGGACGTGCAGTGTCAGTTCGTGACGGCGCGCGTCAGGCAGCGTGTCCCACAGGACGTCGGCGTCCGGAATGCGGAGTTTCAATCCTGGTCCGCCTGCGCCTGGGTGTCCGGGGCGGGCAGTAGGGTGTCCACAGCCCGCGCGCCGTCAATATCGGCCTGGGTGACGCCGCCCGCGTCGTGCGTGAAGAAGTTGACGCGCACCTTGCGGAAGTAGATGTGCAGGTCCGGGTGGTGGCCGCGTTCCTCGGCCTGCGCGGCGACCCGCACGGCGAAGTCCACGCCCTGCTGGTACGTACCGAACTCGAATTCGCGGAACAGTTTGCCGTCGTCGCCGTACCAGCCGTCGGGTTTGAGGTCCTGCACGTCCCCGTCCGTCAGTTTGCGGGCGGGGTCGTAGTTCATGCGGGGATCGTAAGCCATGCCCTGCATGGTAGGCCGCGCCGTCCCGCAGGGCAGGCGAACCGGGACACAGTTCAGTACGCGCCTTTCAGTGAACGCCGTAGGCAGGTGCCGGTAGCCGCGCAACATCGCAGAAGTCAG includes:
- a CDS encoding acyl-CoA thioesterase translates to MKLRIPDADVLWDTLPDARRHELTLHVHEHDLDDLSHVNNTVYLAWCEQVAREHALRLGMGTDALSALGAVPVARQHVITYHRPAVLGDAVRVRTALTLHAGVRSVRAYALDRVNPGDPGGGVRLAECQTEWVWVDPVTGRPKRAPETVSARFGFSDAVLSR
- a CDS encoding S8/S53 family peptidase; protein product: MNQKNTKKLELSIKTGLRKIECRADADIIGRWLCKLPETLVPGSYSISLVEDELVVSAPYEIKIIDREHSSIFTQYDRTIFEVEKTNMLPIIYIDESNNIFLPVNSDSKYRQPFLILADRFKSLDLKDKEKYMEIMRQYSLKLNKIKNNFYKRYTGPEIVTEVQEVEQIRQDFSGLMEEGYLFYPILIRNGRFDLDISSEIAQIKIGIDRLNLDGPLEKELKSKVENNYRRPSLLNAIYPMNYSPNTINVDFDDIDETCQKPFADFSVDISYGSFYSNFPEIIGAGSPAPTTEPFTGTADYSELLGKNKLIHLLEKSDLVMESAEYYMGISGSPNKGSKEVDVFVIDTSRIDNNGIVTDSFVNQVKDSSKIYTISGHGSIIARNISKLVNQNVAVRQLSACQLSDCSLARTAQVICDAILHRISTGRHVVVNLSMTYTIRSSLMDRVLKSAMKNGVWIVVANGNADRYKIQPVSPEASGFIDQRQYPAYDAISYSRMINVGGLFINEKMQLVDFFDNGATALPKKYEAQTYAPALDIYGDPASMPHLGTSFSVPYVTAALANTLTQLPEDCRASRDKIATFISRKTDIGSGNKENINIVDFSKGRLNSSQISELCK
- a CDS encoding S8/S53 family peptidase, which produces MTRSALLSRLTSVLSLILVGAAHAQQTPAALPAATAARPAGLFPAAAAPGETAWIFGLNGVAPEGKLSVGGQAAEYRLDRASGWLAFQVPQAAAGGPQTLTLRGAPQNLRLNVLKVPSGTEALIYVRADAARTVQTEYTRRLQALADTCAKSCPPEVQAVLKSLSTQQPPALTPLSAPIRGQGVTPGLVAPRTTLSPTVAVRAPLVTLNTLKASNLAQLLNPAARPPAAPTDSICSALAGTVPTAGLPLGQVLTLLDLIFAGDLQTDPTRVGWPDQVGEPPYARTPPASVLARLLNLKSRNGKGVTIHVLDTASAAEDPFTYSGQYYNVTFTDRPRHGQAIGQIAQAVAPGAAVQYQQVCDKDGTCSTLKTVQALCAVAAEARRGGRHVVNLSVGGPNPTRGLELALREVAALGVPTVASYGNRDDCAGLVAGDRCNHYPADWTRAFDFGPAVNLASRSLRPTMLLSVAGWDIAGQQLATYNRGVGNPGVLTEPPSVQAPGEFWLGAYPYFGTSFAAPVVSGVLANWLSCQPGVPLLPLVTTSGQAPIAASLVNACP
- a CDS encoding 4a-hydroxytetrahydrobiopterin dehydratase — translated: MAYDPRMNYDPARKLTDGDVQDLKPDGWYGDDGKLFREFEFGTYQQGVDFAVRVAAQAEERGHHPDLHIYFRKVRVNFFTHDAGGVTQADIDGARAVDTLLPAPDTQAQADQD
- a CDS encoding cyclase family protein; this encodes MPSFPVDISRQLTPGHPTWPGDPDFRVEPQARISRGDSVNTGEIRTSTHTGTHVDAPWHYDDAGRRLHEVPLGTYIGRCRVVSVQGSGEPLMLEPGVLAGLPDALPSRVLLNTGQPAHWEEFPTRFAALSPAFVQELARRGVQLIGTDCPSVDPLTSKTLDGHHACRETGLLILEGLNLSGVPDGEYDLMCLPLPLAEMDGAPARAVLLPAGTLDGLNG
- a CDS encoding DNA gyrase subunit B, with the translated sequence MTQIDDQNTSTVQGGPSGNYTAADISILKGLEAVRKRPGMYVQGGTGIDGYHQLLTEIIDNAIDEGLAGFANEVHIIMHADGAATVTDNGRGIPVDIMQSEGRSAIEVIFTELHAGGKFGQGAYKVSGGLHGVGSSVVNALSTYLDVTVNKHGQLHHIRFEKGDVTTPLEILGDTPADVTWATRVSFLPDSAVFSEFDNKFNYDRIRNRLRELAYLTGLKIVIRDERTELHAGEIKEETFHEKGGIANFARALVTDDTKLLYDQPIVMRGTHSDVEVEVAFIHANTYASDNILTYANMIRTRDGGTPLTGFKTAYTRILNKYAKDKNMIKAGNPVPTGDDLLEGIYCVVSVKLPEPQFESQAKVKLLNSEAQTAVNAIVGEKFGEFLEENPKVGKTIVEKAAEAARAREAARKARDIVRRSNPLENDDLPGKLADCSSQDPAESELFIVEGISAGGSAKGGRERRFQAILPLRGKILNVEKSELNKILKNAEIRALIGTIGAGVEGTGDRMHFDLSNLRYHKIIIMTDADMDGGHIATLLLTFFYRYMRPIVEAGYLYIAQPPLYRVMVGREKKGTYLYDNDSLKVAVAQANREGKKYDIQRFKGLGEMNADQLWDTTMNPETRVLKRVGIEDLIVANEVFENLMGTEVAPRKTFIQENARFAEISV